The following coding sequences lie in one Silene latifolia isolate original U9 population chromosome 5, ASM4854445v1, whole genome shotgun sequence genomic window:
- the LOC141655498 gene encoding uncharacterized protein LOC141655498, giving the protein MDCFPWSHNDMIGIDPSVITHKLSYDPSYKPVQQKKRKFVSERNHVINQKVDNLLAAGKIREVKYPEWLSNVVVVPKKNGKWRVCVDFIDLNKSCPKDPFPLPHIYAMVDATAGHEMLTFLEAWSGYNQIKMHPGDQEKTTFRSERGIYCYNAMPFGLKNAGSTYQRLVNMMFNEKISQTMEHLKKIPDEAESDKVYLRGLQWKISGIHGDPEGDRGQHRTNQSNSAAGVTLETKRRPASDWNSGSRKQVHIQILRQMQRPALQTLEEQDILNLDEDKGEQVWELNVDGASNARGAEVGLVLKSPQGNLIVQAVRSRDSRMMAYLDVPKELTLRFATFNIKKQKCSAALAVRKKLQIGGNCIRTGCRMISYQQIKRRFDIPSEIICDNVSQFIGNKTEAFCARWNILLQKSTPRNPQSNEQAESSNKIIVENLKKKLEERGGKWAEELPLVLWADRTTPKVATGQTPFSLVFGAESVIPSEVRVPTHRYGCIIEDRNQVEMASNLDTIDELRTSAQIRMASYRQTVARSYNKNVKVRTLQVGDLVMRKVLQNTKNREAGKFAYNLEGPYQVESIVGNGAYRLMTMEGQMVPRSWNIIHLKKSAPPFGYVSASENASVSGYTPASRSSAAESLESEEREKGWAAELSRVQLGSALSGLEGEGTPADTPDSEEEVNSAAPDCCF; this is encoded by the exons ATGGACTGTTTTCCTTGGTCACATAATGATatgatagggatagatccaagtGTGATAACCCACAAGCTAAGTTATGATCCAAGCTATAAACCTGTGCAGCAGAAAAAAAGGAAGTTTGTTTCTGAAAGGAACCATGTTATAAACCAGAAAGTAGATAACCTGCTTGCTGCAGGAAAAATtcgagaagtaaaatatccagagtgGTTATCCAACGTGGTGGTGGTCCCTAAGAaaaatggcaagtggagggtctgCGTCGATTTCATAGATTTAAATAAAtcttgcccaaaagatccatttccactACCACACATATATGCCATGGTGGATGCTACTGCAGGtcacgagatgctgacattcctggaaGCCTGGAGCGGCTACAACcagataaaaatgcaccctgGCGACCAGGAAAAGACGACATTCAGGTCCGAGCGAGGTATCTATTGCTATAACGCCATGCCTTTTGGACTTAAAAATGCTGGATCCACCTATCAGAGGCTGGTGAACATGATGTTTAACGAGAAAATAAGCCAAACTATGGAG CACCTTAAGAAAATACCAGATGAAGCTGAATCCGACAAAGTGTACCTTCGGGGTCTCCAGTGGAAAATTTCTGGGATACATGGTGACCCAGAGGGGGATAGAGGCCAACACCGAACAAATCAGAGCAATTCTGCAGCTGGAGTCACCTTAGAAACCAAAAGACGTCCAGCGTCTGACTGGAATAGTGGCAGCCGTAAACAGGTTCATATCCAGATCCTCCGACAGATGCAG agaccag CGCTCCAGACCCTGGAAGAACAAGACATCCTGAACCTGGATGAAGATAAAGGAGAGCAGGTGTGGGAGCTGAATGTGGATGGAGCCTCCAACGCAAGAGGAGCAGAAGTAGGattggtcctcaaatcaccccAGGGAAATCTCATAGTCCAGGCGgtacgat CCAGGGATTCCAGGATGATGGCGTACCTAGACGTACCAAAAGAGTTGACCCTCAGATTTGCTACGTTCAATATCAA GAAACAGAAGTGTTCTGCAGCACTAGCGGTGAGGAAGAAACTCCAGATTGGAGGAAACTGTATCAGGACTGGCTGCAGAATGATATCCTACCAAcagataaaaaggag gtttgACATTCCATCTGAGATTATATGTGATAATGTATCTCAATTTATTGGAAATAAGACAGaagctttttgtgctaggtggaatatCTTACTGCAGAAGTCTACTCCCAGGAACCCCCAGTCCAACgaacaagctgaatccagcaataagatTATTGTGGAAAACCTAAAAAAGAAGCTGGAGGAGAGAGGGGGCAAGTGGGCAGAAGAACTGCCTCTGgttctctgggctgacagaaccacacctAAGGTTGCAACAGGGCAAACACCTTTCAGCCTGGTGTTCGGAGCAGAATCAGTCATTCCATCCGAGGTTAGGGTCCCAACCCACAGGTACGGATGTATAATAGAAGATCGAAACCAGGTGGAAATGGCAAGCAACCTAGACACGATAGACGAGCTCAGAACCAGTGCTCAAATTAGGATGGCGTCATACCGACAAACGGTGGCCAGGAGCTATAATAAGAATGTAAAGGTAAGAACCCTGCAAGTGGGAGATCTGGTAATGAGGAAAGTCCTCCAGAATACCAAGAACCGGGAAGCAGGAAAATTCGCCTACAACTTGGAGGGGCCATACCAAGTAGAGAGCATAGTTGGAAACGGAGCATACCGACTCATGACTatggaaggacaaatggttcccagatcctggaacatcatCCACTTGAAAAA GTCTGCTCCACCATTTGGGTATGTTTCTGCTTCTGAAAATGCTTCTGTTTCTGGATATACTCCGGCATCTCGTTCTTCTGCTGCTGA GTCTTTGGAATCggaagaaagagaaaaaggctgGGCTGCAGAACTTTCGAGGGTCCAACTCGGAAGTGCTTTGTCTGGTCTGGAGGGGGAAGGTACTCCTGCTGACACACCAGATTCTGAAGAAGAAGTGAATTCTGCTGCTCCAGACTGCTGCTTCTGA
- the LOC141655497 gene encoding uncharacterized protein LOC141655497: MELRDLMYMILGVARLLKKATRDSYADSPFVDDIALVGVPKRRVPPAMTLYDGTTDPLDHVNHYKQKIMMITATGSLKEACMCKGFGSTLSGAALQWFVGLPNKSITSFADLVNAFNQRFAAKKAEKGQIPHRIVQGFEESTRDYLNRFNKEKVAIPRFDIATAIQAFRRGLHHDSDLYENLTMHPCTTFEEVQIIQNPEGAGTQSQVAQASVRRILQQQKGYWQKCEFHGSNTHDTDECYSLRKEVKYHYDQGNLDHLLPRGTTRMNSTDQVLPSPLPQCTRTVNVITGGSELCGLTYSAAKMHASEAKGDRPEYSCRVNRLNLPAVTFDKTDAQPAPKQHHDALIITLPIENCKVKKIIVDTGSSVNLIMLETLKGIGFGEKYLRKKAIPLVGFSGETKHSLGEIVISTYVGGANKQALDPRYIRNTFDIPPVSEVPNTLGCTRDTWRPGGG, from the exons ATGGAGCTGAGGGACCTGATGTACATGATACTAGGTGTAGCGCGTCTATTAAAGAAAGCAACACGAGATAGCTATGCGGATTCACCCTTCGTGGACGACATAGCCCTCGTTGGTGTTCCCAAAAGACGTGTACCACCAGCCATGACGCTCTATgacggaaccacagatccacttgATCACgtcaaccactacaagcagaaaATAATGATGATCACCGCGACTGGATCCTTAAAGGAGGCttgtatgtgcaaaggatttgggtcGACCCTCTCTGGAGCAGCTCTGCAGTGGTTCGTTGGCCTACCTAATAAAAGCATAACCAGCTTCGCCGACTTGGTCAATGCATTCAATCAACGATTCGCGGCGAAAAAAGCCGAGAAGGGACAAATACCTCATCGGATAGTGCAAGGGTTTGAGGAATCTACTCGTGATTATTTGAAcaggttcaacaaggagaaggtggcaATTCCGAGGTTcgatatagcaaccgctatacaagccttccgccgGGGATTGCACCATGATTCAGATCTATACGAGAACCTGACCATGCATCCATGCACTACCTTTGAGGAAGTACA GATTATTCAAAACCCTGAAGGAGCTGGGACGCAGAGTCAGGTGGCCCAAGCCTCCGTCAGAAGGATACTCCAGCAGCAGAAAGGATACTGGCAAAAGTGTGAGTTCCATGGCAGCAACACCCACGACACAGACGAATGCTATTCTCTCAGAAAGGAAGTCAAATATCATTATGATCAAGGAAATCTGGATCACCTCCTACCCAGAGGCACAACCAGAATGAACTCTACAGATCAGGTTCTGCCATCTCCTCTTCCACAATGCACTAGAACTGTGAATGTCATTACAGGTGGCTCGGAGCTATGCGGATTGACATACTCAGCAGCAAAGATGCATGCCAGCGAAGCAAAGGGAGATAGACCAGAGTATTCCTGCAGAGTCAATCGTCTGAACCTGCCAGCAGTCACCTTTGACAAAACAGATGCACAGCCTGCTCCAAAACAGCACCACGACGCCTTAATCATCACGCTCCCCATCGAAAATTGCAAGGTGAAAAAGATCATAGTGGATACCGGGAGCTCCGTCAATCTAATCATGCTAGAGACGCTCAAGGGTATAGGATTCGGTGAAAAGTATCTGAGAAAGAAGGCTATTCCCTTGGTTGGTTTCAGTGGTGAGACAAAGCACTCCTTAGGAGAGATTGTCATCTCAACCTACGTTGGAGGAGCTAACAAGCAG gccctggatccacgatATATAAGAAATACCTTCGACATACCACCAGTGTCTGAAGTTCCCAACACCTTGGGGTGTACAAGAGATACGTGGAGACCAGGAGGAGGCTAA